The DNA region CcccttcttttgtcttttttctctttgtttttctttttggtggTTTTCACTATAATCCTTGTTACATTCAGTCATACTTTATTTGTGTAGAAAGTTTATTAAGAAACTCAATTGCCAACGAGTTATTTTGACATGTGACCTTTGTGATAGTTGAGCATATAAGAGGTTTTAGTTACCCAATAGCATTATCCTTGTAGTATGAGCGCCTTCCATTATAACCCTAGTGTTGTTGACTCGCAACGAAAGCTCCAACTGGTCAAGCAAGATTTactttctttatgttttgttgcCAATGGTAAAACTTGCCGCCATGTGACCAAGAGGTCACGGGTTCTAGTCGCAAAAACatcctcttgcagaaatgcaaggtaaggctACGCGCATAGACCAATGTGGTTCGTCCCTTCCTGAGACACTGCACATAGCGAGACCTTAGTGTACCAGGCTATCCATTTATGTTCTTAGACATTTTCTGACGTTAACATTCCCATCCTATATGCACGATGTTCAAGAAACAACTCCATAATTCAGGACTTTAATGATGGCTGAGCAATTAAAGATACCTCAGTGATCCGCTTTTGTTTGTATTCTTTTGCTTTAGGACCTTTCACTCTATTATTATTAAGATTATTGTCCAACTGGATTTAAAAGGGTGCCCCTTTTTACATATTCTTATGCATTGGCATGTGGCGATTTGTTTTGTCATTCTCATTTGTGGGCTAGACATTGATTATAAGTTTGTAAAGTACTGGGACCATTAGATCCACAAGCCTAAACATGCAATGTCTGGAGAGTTTGATAACTGACACTTAGCGAAGTTAGTGAATGTGTTTTCTGTCCTTGTTAGTAGAGGAGTTTCTGGTGGTCTCACCTCTTCTCTTCAGCTGAGTTGTCTAATTGATGTCATCACATAATAAGGAGTTGATCATTTgtttttatcttcatttcatctgTCAGTGGCTCAACTAGCAGTCCACCCTTCAACAATATTGGTAATAAACAAATCTTACAATAAATTATCAAAGAAAGAAAGCACATTAGTTCCTAATCGAATATACAGAGAAAATAAAGGAATATCTAATTGATCTCCTCTGCAGATTTGAATCAAATTCTTGTTAATTTTTTACCGCTGCCTTCTTTTCTATGAGTATTAGTTTTACCAATACAAGCAACTTGTGCTAGTATAATTGAGTTGCGATTGATGGATTTAGTTGTAGGCATAGAGTAGAATATTCCTCGTGTGCCGTGTGACCCAGAAGCAAGTGGTTCCAAATGTTAGTGGTTGTTTTCCACGGGGATATAACATCCACTGCAAACTTTACTTTGAGAACTCTTCATTTCTTCTGTTATAGTAGTTTCAATAActaataatatatttaaaaaattattgcAGCTGATTTTTGCACATTGGATATACTTTCACCTATTGATTTGTCTCTACGTTTGTGTTTGGGGCTTTATAGGTCATGATATAGTAGCCAGTTTCATGCTTGAGAAGCCAGCTTCTTTGATGGAGGACTATACCTTGCAACTTGAAGATGATATTTTTGATGAAATAAGTGTTTCCAACACTAAAGTATGTCAAATGTGGTTTCTCTTTGTTTTTCCTTTCCCCTCTCAGATTTAACTGCTTTTGCTACTTGTTCCTTTTCTTACTGATTTATGCTTTTATAACAGGTGGAAATAATATCATTGGAAAATATAACTGGATCAAACATAACAAGGGTTGTCTTCGCTGTTGATTCTGATTTGAAAAATACGAGGATCTCTCCAACTGCTCTGAGTCTAGTCAGATCAGAATTTGAAACTGTAATTACTCACCCGTCATTTCTGCACCTGACGGCATCTTTGTTCGGGGATCCTTTTTCTTTCGATGTGCTGAAACTCAGAGGAGGGATTACAGTGATCCCTAAACAGAGTGGATTCCTCATGCAGAATGTGCAGATCCGATTCAACTTCACATTGAACTCCTCCATCGATGAAATTCAAGATAAATTTGATGAATTAACAAGCCAGCTGAAATCAGGGGTACACCTTGCATCATACGAGGTGCGCGAATATGATTGCTGTCCTTTGCTTTCCTCTGATGTTGGTTGTTGATGCAATTCATGATGATGTCATTAAGCAAGTCTTTATGATTTTCTATTCTATTTACAATTGTCATTTCCTCATGCTCTTTGGCTTGTTGTTCTTGCTACATGACACCTACCgctcttctcttttgctttcttgtaTAGTTGACTAAGTGTAGTAATAGCTTTCTGTCTCttcaaggaaatcaaataaatgGAAAATGATGAATAGTAGCTTCAACTACCTGTAGTTTACTATATTTATCTGCCTCAAGTTGAATGTCATGACTATTAAGAAGGTGATTATAGGAGATATCAACTACCAAAGATAATATTCCTGGTGGGTTAATTTGACGGCATTTACAGATGTAACTATTTGAACTTCTAGGATATGACCTGCTTCTTCAAATTACGATTTTGTAACAAGATTGTCATCGATATAAACTGCTAGCATAGCGATAACCATCATTATGGTTCAGTAATTTCATTTTTTTGCAGTTCTGTTTTGAGGTATAAAACGTTTGCTGTGTTTCCATCGGAATCTGCTGCTTTACAGGAAGACGTTATTTATCACACAAATGTTCATGCATTCACATGTTGCACAAATGTATAAACATATTTTTTTTCGTATTTACATACCGTAATATTAGTTCTTCTGGCTGCTGGCGTCTTGCATAGTATGTATCTTTCTATTTTTAAGCATTCATGTTTACTGTTTGCATGTTGATTGATATTTCTTACTTCTCGTTTGAATGCAGAACTTGTATATCAAATTGACTAATACAAGAGGCTCCACGGTGAATCCTCCCACTATTGTTCAGTGTCAAGTTCTTTTAGCAGTTGGGATAAATCCTTCCAATTCTAGGTTGAAGCAGTTGGCTCAGACCATTGGTTCTAATTCTAAAAACCTTGGCCTTAATAACACCGTATTTGGGAGGGTTAAACAAGTTAGCCTGTCTTCTATTTTGCAACATTCTCTTGGTAGTCCTTCACCTTCTCCGGCTCCTCAACCTTATCACCCCCATCAACACCATCACCACCACAGTCGCCACCACCACCGCCAAGGCTCGAATGTTGCTCCCGCAATTTCACCTGCTCCGAGGGCTGAGAAAAGTGGATCAGTTAGCGGGAAAGTTTCACCAATATTGGCACCTGTGCCATCGTCTGCACCAGTGGTTGCACCTGCCCCTATACATTCAACTCACAAAGGTCATGTGGCGAAACCTCCTTGTCATTTCGAGAGATTCCCAAGGAAGGCGACTAGTCATCCTCCCGTACTACCACCTATTAGACCACCAGTCCCTGCACCTCATATTGCTCCCTCTCCACAACAGAAAACGCATGCTCCAACACCAGTCCCGCATGAAATCTCTGCGTCGAGCCCATTACCCTCTGTTGTGTATGCTCACACTCAGCCTCCTCCAGTGACACCTTCAGTTGCAGAGCCTCCTCACAGAATACCTTCAGGTTCAAAATCGCCATCTTCATGTAAGTAGCAAGAACATTTTCTGTTTGTTTTATGCAGAAAAGCTAATAAGCTCTTGAGGCATGTTAAGCAATCATTCATCAGTCTTCAATATTCTTTACCTTTCATTCAAACGAGGAGAGGGACACGGATTAAAgcaagtgaaactcttctattctAGTTGTATTGTTCATTCAGTCGTGAAGAGTTTTGCTATTTGCTAATCACCTGCTCTGCTCCCTCTTGCTACCAGAAATATACTTATCACTCAATTGTTCTAGTATGTTTTTGCTCTTCATGCTGAAATGATAATCTGGTGTACTCCATTTGTGCAGCTTCTACAGCGATCTTTTCTTCAAGCTTGTGGGCGCTCTCGCTGTTTCTTCTTCTTGTACCACATTTATAGCTGCAGAATGAAGGATTTCCCCCTCTCTGGTGACGCTAAAATCTGCTGCGAGTATGAAAATGAGTTCCACGTATCATTTCATCTAGGCCGAAGAAAACTAAATGGAGGAGCTTTGCGAATTGGGAACAATGCCAAAGGGGCATCCCTCACACGCAAATGAATATATGTGGTTGTTTTGTGCTTGTAAATACTGTATCAAAGATTCACTACCGCGATGCATTTTCAGGTCAAAGTCACATAGGTGACAGGCCTGTGATGACATGAATTACCACTGTTATGTATGATACCTCTTGCATAAATGTAAAGAGGTAAACAAAATCAACCAACAAATGTATAACAATGCCTTTTTGTTTGTAATATCTTCCGAGCCCGTTCAATACTCCGAAGTTAAGCATGTTTGGgggagagtagtactaggatggttGACCTTCttggaagtcctcgtgttgcatctctttggttttccaaaaaaaaagaaggaaataagAAACTCCCGAGCCTGTCAGCTACGATTTCTTGCTATGAACAAAACTTAATTTTAGTTCAGATAAAGTGTTTGAGTTAGAGTTTCATCGCGTTAACAAAAATGTTATATTACATAGCGTTAACAAAAATACGCTCATCTTCAGTTCAAATatgcttttatttaattttagttcTGTAGACTGTAATACATTTGGTGATTCAAACTCATTGACAATGAAGGAGAATTAGAGCTTGCCTTTGGCatatgaaaaacaaaaatggattGTGTTGGGATATTTGATGagacaagaaaaaagaaaaagtgtgGTACGAGTTTAGTTTCTTCTTTCCCCTAGCCTTCTCCATAAGTCACCCAAGTATCCCATTGAAATTATTTGAAGAAagaattattattgtttttatcttCAAAAGTGATAGATGAAATATAATGACTATTGGTTggtttaaaaatggtgaaagtgTCACTCATacttttagtattttggccatttttcttTAAATGTCCAGAATTGATGTATTAACATATTTGGCTTGTGGGGGACAAGCTTTGGCTAGGATTATGATAACTCATGTGGGTACTCTTTGATTTAGATATGTTATCCACAAATTTGAATACTAAAAAACAAACACTTTCTTCCATCTTCAATTAGCCTTCTTTATAATGGCATGTAAACATGTGATGTGACAATTTTTATTCTGTCAAGTGAAATCATCAAAGTGAGTATGCCACTCCTCCAAATATATAGTAATGCAAAACTTCTATAAGTTAGGTAAATTACACATAGAAAACCTTTACATTGTTTGGAAGGTAAGAAAGGAAatagaaaggggaaaagaaaagaacaggGGATAATCTTCCCTTCCATTGTCTGGTCTATGAAGAAActaagagaaatatgagaggaaATAGTCTCTCTCGCAAAAGTGCAAAGTAAAGTTAGGTGCAATAGATTCGATTTGATCAAATTCTTACTTGTATTATATTGCGTATAGCTGAATCTTAATACACCAAAgatgtcttttttttttgaattttcttactAATACAAATTTTGGAACCTAAGTCAAGATTGAGGTTCTCGTTATGAATAATTAGGATGTAAGATAGGAAATCAAAATGCTGAGTCAGGAGTGAAGAAAGCCACATCAAATGAATACTTTATTTTTAACCAACTTGTAATTGTTTTCCATTTGACAATTTCTAATACTTTTGGATTATTAAGAGAAGTTAGAATAAGACAGAATCATATGTGTGGGTCCTTTTTGGTGGGTACATACTGGCTGAAAAATAGTTGCACGAAGTGTCAAGGAATTAtcaataatttttgtttttaatccttttatagtgaagttgatcaaacaaaaatttctaagttttaaaaattaaagaactATGGCTTTCAAGTATAAAAAGGGGACATTTTTCTAAGACCATAAAAAATGGGGATATTCCGCCAAGATCAGCCCCTTTGGGGGTCACGCCGTACTAATTTTTGATATGAGCATATGCATCAAATATGATTTTAGGTGTTTATCTAAGTTTGGGCTTGAACTTTTCTAAGGCCCAAATATTATCGAATGATTCGGTACGTTCATACTCGGCaaaataataatatcaataatggatctttaaaaaaaattaaagaaatacaaataaaaaattatGCCAAATAAAGCAGCAATCTTAATTGTCTAATTCACCTTGTAAAGAGTAAAAATTGAAACCACCCTACTTCTTCGGTCGCTCTTAACTTCACGATCCGCTTCTTCTATCTCGATGAACCTTAAACCGCCTTTCAGGCCCCTTCTTCCTCTAAACCCCCTTCTCGCCCCCCTCCCCCTGTTGGACTACTCACGATTCATAccccagaataggtaaatcgatttCTCTCATTTTCTCCATACATAGTTTGGCCGACAcactaattttcttttctttatttgtagcTCATTCATCAATGATCCGGATCCTGATTTTGGAAGTATAAGTTCgaaatcaaagaagagattagGCCAAACATTCATAATGCCATAGTGAAGTTTGATAATAATTCAATATTTGGTACAAATTGTATGACTATGTATTATGAGAGCTTTGAAAATGATGTTCGAATTTATGTTATTATGCGAGATCTTTTAAAATATCTTTACCAATAATGCCCGAATATTATCAAATGATTCGATATGTGTAAAATAATAATGTCAACAATGGATCTttacagaaaataaaaaaatcctaAAATGCCTAAACCCCCTTCCAAGTCGTTCCTAAACCCCATTCCCGATCCCCTTCTTCTCTCCTTTTCTCTCGATTGACTACTTACGGTTCTACAATAAAAAGAGGTAAACATATCTTCTCTCCTTTTCTCTATATCAAATTTGGATAATAACTGAACTGCTGGCCTTACATATAGCGGCATACTGTTTGTAGGTCATTGATCAAGGATCCAGATCTTGATTTTTGGACGTTATGAGTTCTAAATTGGCAAATAAAGTTTGAAAGATATTAGGCATGCCGTAGTGAGACT from Nicotiana tabacum cultivar K326 chromosome 24, ASM71507v2, whole genome shotgun sequence includes:
- the LOC107808132 gene encoding uncharacterized protein LOC107808132; amino-acid sequence: MGKVEEEHQLPISTVGANGTDQNVENNSCGSRFSGFVKFRCVFALLFGGAVLLSAIFLLPFFHTGDLGDLDLDPKFRGHDIVASFMLEKPASLMEDYTLQLEDDIFDEISVSNTKVEIISLENITGSNITRVVFAVDSDLKNTRISPTALSLVRSEFETVITHPSFLHLTASLFGDPFSFDVLKLRGGITVIPKQSGFLMQNVQIRFNFTLNSSIDEIQDKFDELTSQLKSGVHLASYENLYIKLTNTRGSTVNPPTIVQCQVLLAVGINPSNSRLKQLAQTIGSNSKNLGLNNTVFGRVKQVSLSSILQHSLGSPSPSPAPQPYHPHQHHHHHSRHHHRQGSNVAPAISPAPRAEKSGSVSGKVSPILAPVPSSAPVVAPAPIHSTHKGHVAKPPCHFERFPRKATSHPPVLPPIRPPVPAPHIAPSPQQKTHAPTPVPHEISASSPLPSVVYAHTQPPPVTPSVAEPPHRIPSGSKSPSSSSTAIFSSSLWALSLFLLLVPHL